Proteins found in one Nitrosopumilus maritimus SCM1 genomic segment:
- a CDS encoding mechanosensitive ion channel family protein — MILGIIGIVIGYRKFSSWIGSKKIYYQRPHFSRFLRRAVLPVFAIALITAINIHVQTGVLLGEDFSLGVDEGVSPQEIFAKILNTFNILVIGYTISHLVPIALTKYDKSGLEKEDFDAWFEMRGFIDDKDGLFHKLYKWLPPKMTPEDLTDEEFNEMLKSKEGMKKLEEFRTAKGNPIGGYEKLVDNPFEEWKKSERGKYQKYYQNCVTGNNQSGRKLRPGAKPDEIFPIDIWREEKRTHGYEPIIPSNRPPGYAKKKREGIPRSAKQILPIGIFIATILGVVAWWGVDLIVLATATGGLAIGLGLALQETMQNYFAYILIRKDKIFVEGERVQLDTGYNGYVHKITPRVTYVRDALNESIAIIPTRQLVNAQIVNYTQGVKMVPAIVDVGVSYLNDPKQVSAILVKVGKRAMKEVVDAKGRHLIRQRRCPYLDINKPSCGCDKDIHIDINQPVIRFNQFNDSSLDFSLWVYVRDYGAQFKTKTDMRIIMYEEFKRYDIRIPWPIRTVYQGDEKREQEEIDRLKEQRKKVIDEYGTGDIGRGSGEDE; from the coding sequence ATGATTTTAGGAATTATTGGGATTGTTATAGGATATAGAAAATTTTCATCTTGGATAGGTTCTAAAAAGATCTATTATCAAAGACCACATTTTTCTAGATTTTTAAGAAGAGCTGTTCTGCCAGTTTTTGCAATTGCGTTAATTACAGCTATTAATATTCATGTACAAACTGGTGTACTGTTAGGAGAAGATTTTTCACTTGGGGTTGATGAAGGAGTTTCTCCACAAGAAATTTTTGCAAAAATTCTCAATACATTCAATATTTTGGTAATAGGCTATACAATTTCACATCTTGTTCCTATAGCTCTTACAAAATATGACAAATCTGGTTTAGAGAAAGAAGATTTTGATGCATGGTTTGAGATGAGAGGATTTATCGATGATAAAGATGGCTTGTTTCATAAACTCTACAAATGGCTTCCACCAAAAATGACTCCCGAAGACTTGACAGATGAAGAATTCAATGAAATGCTAAAATCAAAAGAAGGAATGAAAAAACTAGAAGAGTTTAGGACTGCGAAAGGAAATCCTATTGGTGGATATGAAAAGTTAGTTGACAATCCATTTGAAGAATGGAAAAAATCAGAGAGAGGTAAATATCAGAAATATTACCAAAATTGTGTCACTGGAAATAATCAATCTGGAAGAAAATTAAGACCGGGAGCAAAACCGGATGAGATATTTCCTATTGATATTTGGAGAGAAGAAAAAAGAACACACGGATATGAACCAATTATTCCAAGTAATCGTCCTCCAGGATATGCAAAGAAGAAAAGAGAAGGAATTCCAAGATCAGCAAAACAAATTCTGCCAATTGGAATTTTTATTGCAACAATTTTAGGAGTTGTTGCTTGGTGGGGTGTTGATTTAATTGTATTAGCTACTGCAACAGGTGGATTAGCAATTGGTTTAGGTTTAGCATTGCAAGAGACAATGCAGAACTATTTTGCTTATATTTTGATTAGAAAAGACAAGATTTTCGTTGAGGGTGAACGAGTACAACTAGATACAGGGTATAATGGGTATGTACACAAAATCACACCTAGAGTTACATATGTTAGAGATGCATTAAACGAATCAATCGCCATAATTCCTACAAGACAGTTAGTCAATGCACAGATTGTAAATTATACACAAGGAGTAAAGATGGTACCTGCAATTGTTGATGTAGGTGTTTCATATCTAAATGACCCAAAACAAGTTTCAGCAATTCTTGTTAAAGTAGGAAAACGTGCAATGAAAGAAGTTGTTGATGCTAAAGGAAGACACCTAATAAGACAACGAAGATGCCCTTATCTAGACATCAATAAACCAAGTTGTGGTTGTGACAAGGATATCCATATAGACATTAATCAACCAGTGATTAGATTTAATCAGTTTAATGATTCATCATTAGATTTCTCATTATGGGTATATGTTCGAGATTATGGAGCTCAATTCAAAACAAAAACAGACATGAGAATTATCATGTATGAAGAATTTAAGAGATACGACATTAGAATTCCATGGCCAATTAGAACAGTTTACCAAGGAGATGAAAAACGCGAACAAGAAGAGATTGACAGACTCAAGGAACAAAGAAAGAAGGTTATTGATGAATATGGTACAGGCGACATTGGTCGTGGAAGTGGAGAAGACGAATAG
- a CDS encoding APC family permease codes for MSELDRHMGLFHLTMYGVGLILGAGIYVLIGEAAEFAGNSMWISFLMAAIVAMFAGLSYAELSALYPKAAAEYTFVKNAFKNNFFGFIIGWLTAITGVIVAATVSLGFGGYLTQFIDLPITISAVFLIIILSIVNFIGIRESAWANTIFALITAAGLVLIIFLGFSMEPIEPIDYFEAPTGMTGIILAFVLIFFAFIGFEDMANVAEEVRKPKKTIPRAIILSIVITGIIYILVSLASIRILNWENLALSSAPLADVAHSAIGVNGSITLSLIALFATASTVLITLVANARILYGMAKSNSLPKFLCKVHPKTKTPWLAVIGTLVASVGFAFVGDIVVIANIVVFAVVITFAAINLAVIVLRYTEPVLERPFRVPVNVGKFPVLPLFGFGTTIYMALQFEVEVILVGLVIIAIGSVLYVILKRRKDFMNSD; via the coding sequence ATGTCAGAATTAGATCGTCACATGGGACTTTTTCATCTTACCATGTATGGTGTCGGATTAATTTTGGGTGCAGGAATTTATGTATTAATTGGAGAAGCTGCTGAATTTGCAGGAAATTCAATGTGGATTTCTTTTTTGATGGCTGCAATAGTTGCTATGTTTGCAGGATTAAGTTATGCTGAATTATCTGCATTATACCCAAAAGCAGCAGCAGAATACACTTTTGTAAAGAATGCATTTAAGAATAATTTTTTTGGTTTTATTATAGGATGGCTAACAGCCATTACAGGGGTCATAGTTGCAGCAACAGTTTCACTAGGATTCGGAGGGTACCTTACTCAGTTTATTGATTTACCAATTACAATTAGTGCTGTTTTTCTCATTATTATTTTATCTATTGTTAATTTTATCGGAATAAGAGAATCTGCTTGGGCAAATACCATTTTTGCATTAATTACTGCAGCAGGACTTGTTCTCATTATTTTTCTTGGTTTTTCAATGGAACCAATTGAACCGATTGATTATTTTGAAGCACCAACCGGAATGACTGGCATAATTCTAGCATTTGTGTTAATTTTCTTTGCCTTTATTGGATTTGAAGATATGGCAAATGTTGCTGAAGAAGTTAGAAAACCAAAGAAAACAATTCCAAGAGCAATAATTTTGTCCATAGTGATAACTGGGATAATTTACATCCTAGTTTCGTTAGCATCAATTCGAATTCTGAATTGGGAGAATTTAGCTTTATCTTCAGCACCTTTAGCAGATGTTGCACATTCCGCAATAGGCGTGAACGGGAGTATCACACTTTCATTAATTGCGCTTTTTGCTACGGCAAGTACTGTTCTAATTACACTAGTTGCAAATGCTAGAATTCTTTACGGTATGGCAAAGAGCAATTCTCTTCCTAAATTTTTGTGCAAAGTTCATCCAAAAACTAAAACTCCATGGCTAGCTGTTATTGGAACTTTAGTGGCGTCAGTAGGTTTTGCCTTTGTTGGAGATATAGTAGTTATTGCAAATATCGTCGTTTTTGCAGTAGTAATTACTTTTGCAGCAATTAACTTGGCAGTGATTGTTCTGCGATATACAGAACCAGTTTTAGAAAGACCATTTAGAGTTCCAGTAAATGTTGGAAAATTTCCAGTTCTACCATTGTTTGGATTTGGTACAACGATTTACATGGCATTACAGTTTGAAGTTGAAGTAATTCTTGTTGGATTAGTAATAATTGCAATTGGTTCTGTTTTGTATGTGATTTTAAAGAGAAGAAAAGATTTTATGAATTCTGATTAA
- a CDS encoding HAMP domain-containing protein: protein MAISINLGKKLVLLVMLVTMTALGITSYMSIDYSAETLKQRGGELLHGESDIRGESLRLLFETRIEQNKILANDPMIRLLVSEMDGLSGQELKSMKEEKRRDFLIQVQAFQELAGFSIGFEDTKIIGNNGNVFFSLVGISDEDFSQNEFFQRGLEGSFVDFEQSGMGKKMIVVSPVYAADSKIGDEPIGVIISRMRTAALDNILLNRSGLGETGEVYIVNKDFVMLSESRFFENAVFEQRVDTVGVQECFSNNMEHVGVYPDYRGISIYGSSYCMPEYGIVLLAEMDEEELIEPIEILQTRIILTSLLIILAMGLVAFFAAESLSHPLRALKKAANKIADGNFEVRTNIKTRDEIADLSNAFDLMAQKLQESLIEIKQKDEVIKQLEGDMLLKFSQHEENDCVGVIDMADSTRISSKLSDQDISKLYEIFLNFMAKIVLRHKGEVIKNIGDALMFRFANVDTSNDEELKNILECCLDMTESHGKLDEELKKANLPSLDYKISLTYGPVKVAESTTSKISDVFGPTVNRCFKINSLCPKNSIVVGENVHNIFRDFSEYEFTELCIIELKQKYGYNIFEVRRKGLDGFGSKSD, encoded by the coding sequence TTGGCAATTTCAATAAATCTTGGTAAAAAACTTGTTTTGCTTGTCATGCTCGTAACAATGACTGCGTTAGGAATTACATCTTACATGAGTATAGATTATTCCGCTGAAACCTTGAAACAAAGAGGCGGAGAGTTGTTACATGGTGAATCTGATATTAGAGGAGAATCTTTAAGATTACTTTTTGAAACAAGAATTGAACAAAACAAAATTCTTGCAAATGATCCTATGATTCGATTGTTAGTTTCGGAGATGGATGGACTTTCAGGACAAGAACTAAAATCTATGAAAGAAGAAAAACGTAGAGATTTTCTGATTCAAGTACAAGCATTTCAAGAGCTTGCTGGATTTTCAATTGGGTTTGAAGATACTAAAATAATTGGTAATAATGGAAATGTGTTCTTTTCACTTGTAGGAATTTCTGATGAGGATTTTTCTCAAAATGAATTCTTTCAAAGAGGACTAGAAGGATCTTTTGTTGATTTTGAACAATCAGGAATGGGTAAAAAAATGATCGTAGTCTCTCCAGTTTATGCTGCTGATAGTAAAATTGGAGATGAGCCAATTGGGGTCATCATTTCTAGAATGAGAACTGCAGCACTTGACAATATTTTGCTTAACAGAAGTGGATTAGGTGAAACAGGTGAAGTATACATTGTCAACAAGGATTTTGTAATGTTATCTGAATCTAGATTTTTTGAAAATGCAGTATTTGAACAACGAGTAGATACAGTCGGCGTTCAAGAATGTTTTTCTAATAACATGGAACATGTTGGAGTTTATCCTGACTATAGAGGAATTTCAATATACGGTTCATCTTACTGTATGCCAGAATACGGAATTGTTTTACTTGCTGAGATGGATGAAGAAGAACTGATTGAGCCAATAGAAATTCTACAAACTAGAATCATCCTTACTAGTTTACTCATAATATTGGCAATGGGATTAGTTGCATTTTTTGCTGCAGAATCATTATCACACCCATTACGGGCACTCAAAAAAGCTGCAAATAAAATTGCAGATGGGAATTTTGAGGTTAGGACCAATATCAAAACAAGAGATGAGATCGCAGATTTATCTAATGCATTTGATTTGATGGCACAAAAATTACAAGAATCATTAATTGAAATTAAACAAAAGGACGAAGTCATCAAACAGCTTGAAGGAGACATGTTGTTAAAGTTCTCACAACATGAAGAGAATGATTGTGTAGGAGTAATTGACATGGCAGACTCTACTAGAATATCATCAAAATTATCTGATCAAGATATTTCAAAACTATATGAAATATTTTTGAATTTTATGGCAAAGATTGTTCTTAGACATAAAGGAGAAGTCATAAAAAATATTGGAGATGCATTGATGTTCAGATTTGCAAATGTGGATACCAGTAATGATGAAGAATTAAAAAATATTTTAGAATGTTGTTTAGATATGACTGAATCTCACGGTAAATTAGATGAGGAGCTCAAGAAAGCAAATTTGCCTAGTTTAGATTATAAAATAAGTTTAACATACGGTCCTGTAAAAGTAGCTGAAAGTACTACTTCAAAAATTAGTGATGTTTTTGGTCCTACCGTAAATAGATGTTTTAAAATCAATTCACTTTGTCCTAAAAATAGTATAGTTGTCGGTGAAAATGTTCATAATATTTTCAGAGATTTTTCAGAATACGAATTTACAGAATTATGTATAATTGAATTAAAACAAAAATATGGTTACAATATTTTTGAAGTTAGAAGAAAAGGACTCGATGGTTTCGGGTCAAAATCTGATTAA
- a CDS encoding ATP-binding protein: MPVGIIPDISEQMCIGCALCVEICTTLGPDVLRVKPVEGWKRGKAFVFYPERCISDGACIGVCPTKAIFWMRPMDFTVGQPVPLHKDSVFVKGWTELID, from the coding sequence ATGCCAGTAGGAATTATTCCAGACATAAGCGAACAAATGTGTATCGGATGTGCACTATGTGTAGAAATCTGTACAACACTTGGTCCAGATGTCCTTAGAGTAAAACCAGTTGAAGGCTGGAAGAGAGGTAAAGCATTTGTCTTTTACCCAGAGAGATGTATTTCTGATGGTGCATGCATCGGTGTATGCCCAACAAAAGCAATCTTTTGGATGAGACCAATGGACTTTACTGTTGGACAACCAGTTCCACTCCACAAAGATTCAGTCTTCGTAAAAGGTTGGACCGAATTAATCGATTAG
- a CDS encoding KamA family radical SAM protein, which yields MTYQESVWDDSPSLKSYTLSNFRDLPQIQNISEEKQFEMEVVGNVLPFKANNYVVEQLINWNDIPNDPMYVLTFPQRGMLKPEHYAKMENTLKNTSDKKEIANVANEIRLQLNPHPAGQMELNVPTLKDGTKLYGMQHKYKETCLFFPSQSQTCHAYCSFCFRWPQFVGMDEMKFAMQEGEQLVQYVSEHPEISDVLFTGGDPMIMKAKMFSKYVDALIEAKLPNLKTIRIGTKALSYWPYKFLTDSDSQEMLQVFQKITDSGLHLAFMAHFNHLNELSTNAVKSAIKEVRKTGAQIRTQSPLLAHINDDAEMWANMWTKQVQLGCIPYYMFVVRDTGAQHYFGVPLVKAYEIFSQAYSTVSGLGRTVRGPSMSATPGKVQVVGTTQINGEKLLILRFLQGRNPNWIKEPFFAKYDENAIWLDDLKPAFGDKFFFEDELDAIKASKTS from the coding sequence ATGACCTATCAAGAATCAGTTTGGGATGATTCCCCTTCGCTAAAATCATATACATTATCAAATTTTCGCGATCTTCCACAAATTCAGAATATTTCTGAAGAAAAACAATTTGAAATGGAAGTTGTGGGAAATGTTTTACCATTCAAGGCAAATAACTATGTTGTTGAACAATTAATTAATTGGAATGATATTCCAAACGATCCAATGTATGTATTGACATTTCCTCAGAGAGGAATGTTAAAACCAGAACATTATGCAAAAATGGAAAATACTCTAAAAAATACTTCAGATAAAAAAGAAATAGCAAATGTTGCAAATGAAATTCGCTTACAACTTAATCCTCATCCAGCTGGACAGATGGAACTAAATGTTCCAACTCTAAAAGATGGCACAAAATTGTATGGAATGCAACACAAATACAAAGAGACTTGTTTATTCTTTCCAAGTCAAAGTCAAACTTGCCATGCATACTGTAGTTTTTGTTTCCGATGGCCACAGTTTGTGGGAATGGATGAAATGAAATTTGCAATGCAAGAGGGAGAACAACTTGTTCAATATGTTTCAGAACACCCTGAAATTTCTGATGTTCTTTTCACTGGTGGTGATCCAATGATAATGAAAGCAAAAATGTTTTCAAAATATGTTGATGCATTAATTGAAGCAAAATTACCAAATCTCAAAACTATTAGAATTGGAACAAAAGCTCTCTCCTATTGGCCATACAAATTTTTGACTGATTCAGATTCCCAAGAAATGTTACAAGTTTTCCAAAAGATCACTGACAGTGGTCTGCATCTTGCATTCATGGCACATTTTAATCATCTAAACGAATTATCTACCAATGCTGTAAAATCAGCAATCAAAGAAGTAAGGAAAACTGGTGCCCAGATTAGAACTCAATCTCCACTTTTAGCTCATATCAATGATGATGCAGAAATGTGGGCAAATATGTGGACAAAACAAGTTCAACTTGGTTGTATCCCCTACTACATGTTTGTTGTAAGAGATACTGGAGCTCAACATTACTTTGGTGTGCCTTTAGTCAAAGCATATGAAATCTTTAGTCAGGCTTACTCAACTGTTAGTGGATTAGGTAGAACTGTTCGTGGACCAAGTATGTCTGCAACACCAGGAAAAGTCCAAGTTGTAGGAACCACACAAATTAATGGTGAAAAATTACTAATTTTGAGATTTTTGCAAGGTAGAAATCCAAATTGGATTAAAGAACCATTTTTTGCAAAATATGATGAAAATGCAATTTGGTTAGATGATCTAAAACCTGCATTTGGTGATAAATTCTTCTTTGAAGATGAATTAGATGCCATAAAAGCATCAAAAACCAGTTAA
- a CDS encoding aminotransferase class V-fold PLP-dependent enzyme, which translates to MNLVSKDISDDFPNSDKIYLNNASVSLMPIQSIEAMKDFLISYNSLGPDSKESESFVTEKLRDVRKTIAKIISCQPDEVVLTQSTTDGINIVANGLSFDEKSNVIIRGMTHEHHSNFYPWLKLKEKISLKNLSIDKDGFFKSEDLESLLDDNTKLVALSHALYNTGSILPLEEITKLLSDVPLFVDSAQTVGCIDVDVSKINCNFMSFNGSKWLCGPMGTGLFYCNRKSSELLEPKTIGGESAIIYDDTSLAFKELPDKFQTGFRNYVGIVGLESSANYLLNFGLKNIREKNQYLSNLLREELSKIPKIILYGPEDPNSRTSIVSFNIDGMDSQEVVDRLEKQNIVLALREIMETKIVRASPHFFNSESEIMSVVDAIKRL; encoded by the coding sequence ATGAATTTAGTATCAAAGGATATTTCAGATGACTTTCCAAATTCAGATAAAATCTATCTAAACAATGCATCAGTATCCCTAATGCCTATTCAAAGTATTGAGGCAATGAAAGATTTTCTAATTTCTTACAACTCTCTTGGACCTGATTCAAAAGAATCAGAGTCATTCGTAACTGAAAAACTAAGAGATGTAAGAAAAACTATAGCCAAAATTATCTCATGTCAACCTGATGAAGTAGTTCTAACTCAAAGTACTACTGATGGAATCAATATTGTAGCAAATGGACTTTCATTTGATGAAAAATCAAATGTAATTATTCGTGGAATGACCCATGAACATCATTCAAATTTTTATCCCTGGTTAAAACTAAAAGAAAAAATCTCTCTAAAGAATCTCTCAATTGATAAAGATGGATTTTTCAAATCTGAAGATTTAGAATCATTACTTGATGATAATACAAAATTAGTTGCTCTTAGTCATGCTTTGTACAATACTGGTTCTATTTTGCCTTTAGAAGAAATCACAAAACTACTCAGTGATGTGCCTCTATTTGTTGATAGTGCACAAACTGTAGGATGTATTGACGTTGATGTTTCAAAAATAAATTGTAATTTTATGTCTTTTAATGGATCAAAATGGCTTTGTGGTCCAATGGGAACTGGATTGTTTTATTGTAATAGAAAATCAAGTGAATTGTTAGAACCAAAAACTATTGGGGGCGAATCTGCAATTATCTATGATGATACCAGTTTAGCATTCAAAGAACTTCCTGATAAATTTCAAACTGGTTTTAGAAATTACGTTGGAATTGTTGGATTGGAATCTTCTGCAAACTATTTGCTTAATTTTGGTCTCAAAAATATACGTGAAAAAAATCAATACTTGTCAAATCTTCTAAGAGAAGAACTATCAAAAATTCCAAAAATTATTTTGTATGGTCCTGAAGATCCTAATTCTAGAACAAGTATTGTGTCTTTTAACATAGATGGAATGGATTCACAAGAGGTTGTTGATAGACTTGAAAAGCAAAACATCGTCTTAGCTCTAAGAGAAATTATGGAAACAAAGATTGTGCGAGCTTCACCTCATTTCTTTAACTCAGAATCTGAAATTATGTCTGTAGTTGATGCAATAAAGAGACTATAG
- a CDS encoding Lrp/AsnC ligand binding domain-containing protein encodes MPTAYVLLNSDLGSDESIINEVKQILTDEDVTYEVQGVYGVYDIVLKLSSDDAEKLRSIITNKVRKITKVQSTLTMMVIEEQENL; translated from the coding sequence GTGCCTACTGCATATGTTCTACTAAATTCTGATTTAGGATCAGATGAATCAATTATCAACGAAGTAAAACAAATTCTTACAGATGAAGATGTAACCTACGAAGTCCAAGGGGTTTATGGGGTATATGATATCGTGTTGAAATTGTCTTCAGATGATGCTGAAAAACTACGTTCAATCATTACAAACAAGGTCAGAAAGATTACCAAAGTACAATCTACTTTAACAATGATGGTAATAGAAGAACAAGAGAATCTATAG
- a CDS encoding universal stress protein: protein MGKFSKILVPLDGSANATRGLDRAIEIAKGSGAEITGFYVFHLPIAAGIKYTQKMKDDAQKKAVKAIGPAMQKAQKAGAKFKYQTGGGHTGSEIVKYAKKGKFDMIVIGARGMGGAKEAFLGSTSNYVMHKTKIPVLVVK from the coding sequence ATGGGAAAATTCTCAAAAATTCTTGTTCCACTTGATGGCTCAGCAAATGCTACACGTGGTCTAGATAGAGCAATTGAAATTGCAAAAGGTAGCGGTGCTGAAATTACCGGCTTTTACGTATTTCATTTACCTATTGCAGCAGGAATAAAATATACACAAAAGATGAAAGATGACGCCCAGAAAAAGGCTGTAAAAGCAATTGGTCCTGCAATGCAAAAAGCCCAAAAAGCTGGCGCCAAATTCAAGTATCAAACAGGTGGTGGTCACACCGGCTCTGAAATTGTCAAATATGCTAAAAAAGGTAAATTTGACATGATCGTAATTGGTGCAAGAGGCATGGGTGGCGCCAAAGAAGCATTTCTTGGAAGCACATCAAACTATGTCATGCACAAAACCAAGATACCTGTACTAGTTGTCAAATAG
- the glnA gene encoding type I glutamate--ammonia ligase: MNADQVLQTIQDEKIAFIDFWFVDIFGELHNVGMPSYAIDKNSFVNGLEKLDASSIVGFKSVNNSDMILMPDPNSFKILPSDYDPGHRTNARIFCDLYDGSTDESSRYNRDSRGIAHKASKKLGEFGFTHTNWGPEIEFFVFDTINVYPSPYAATHSYGGSGYSIESKESPWAKGNVSTAIDIKEGYYPSQPKDTLEGFRKDVCDDLYNHFGIKIEAEHHEVATSGQCEINLVYDEMIQMADNVIGVKNLVKVKAKRKNKVATFMPKPIFGDNASAMHTHQSLWNGDSNAMYDENDELAQMSQTGRYYIGGILSHASALCAISNPTTNSYKRLVPGFEAPVNVCWGLANRSAAIRVPMYNRNQEKSKRLEYRVPDPTANIYLLEAALLLAGLDGIKNKIDPGDPIEENVYKLSAEKKREYKIGSLPVSLKGALDSLGSDSKFLEEVFTKDFLNVYSELKYKEYVAFAQTPTAWEVSMYADA; this comes from the coding sequence TTGAACGCAGATCAAGTATTACAGACTATACAAGATGAAAAAATTGCATTTATTGATTTTTGGTTTGTAGACATCTTTGGTGAATTACATAATGTTGGAATGCCAAGCTATGCAATTGATAAAAATAGTTTTGTTAATGGTCTTGAAAAACTAGATGCAAGTTCAATCGTTGGATTCAAGTCAGTAAATAATTCTGATATGATTTTAATGCCTGATCCAAATTCATTTAAAATTCTTCCATCTGATTATGATCCTGGACATAGAACAAATGCCAGAATATTTTGTGATTTGTATGATGGTAGCACAGATGAAAGCTCAAGATACAATAGAGATTCAAGAGGTATTGCACATAAAGCATCAAAGAAACTAGGCGAATTTGGATTTACTCATACCAATTGGGGACCTGAAATAGAGTTTTTTGTATTTGATACTATCAATGTTTATCCATCTCCATATGCAGCAACACATTCGTACGGTGGTTCAGGCTATTCAATTGAATCTAAGGAATCACCTTGGGCTAAAGGAAATGTAAGTACTGCAATAGACATCAAAGAAGGATATTATCCATCTCAACCTAAAGATACACTTGAAGGATTTAGAAAAGATGTTTGTGATGATCTATACAACCACTTTGGCATCAAAATTGAAGCTGAACATCATGAAGTAGCAACTTCTGGTCAATGTGAAATTAATCTTGTATATGATGAAATGATACAAATGGCTGATAATGTTATTGGAGTAAAAAATTTAGTTAAAGTTAAAGCTAAACGAAAAAATAAAGTTGCAACATTTATGCCAAAACCAATTTTTGGTGATAATGCATCAGCAATGCATACTCATCAAAGCTTGTGGAATGGAGATTCAAATGCAATGTATGATGAAAATGATGAACTTGCACAAATGAGTCAAACCGGACGATACTATATTGGTGGAATCTTAAGTCACGCATCAGCATTATGTGCAATTTCCAATCCGACCACCAATTCCTATAAGCGTCTTGTTCCTGGCTTTGAGGCACCTGTCAATGTTTGTTGGGGATTGGCAAACAGATCTGCTGCAATAAGAGTTCCAATGTATAATAGAAATCAAGAAAAAAGTAAGAGACTAGAATACAGAGTTCCTGATCCTACTGCAAACATCTATCTCTTAGAAGCTGCATTATTACTTGCAGGCTTAGATGGAATTAAAAACAAAATTGATCCTGGTGATCCAATTGAAGAAAATGTCTACAAACTTTCTGCAGAAAAGAAACGAGAATACAAAATTGGTTCATTACCTGTATCTTTGAAAGGTGCTCTTGATTCTTTGGGATCTGATTCAAAATTCCTTGAAGAAGTTTTTACCAAAGATTTCCTTAATGTGTATTCTGAATTAAAATACAAGGAATATGTTGCATTTGCTCAAACTCCAACAGCTTGGGAAGTTTCAATGTATGCTGATGCATAA
- a CDS encoding J domain-containing protein — MVESNYDILGIVEGTTEKEIRDAFRRLALQYHSDRGGENEQFIKIKQAYEDLKIGKKYPETDIEKIKNSRVYSDESEADVRRKNQILGQQLSKEMKTAEEWAAAHNRANSTGTRLFGSKTLGEIELERKANGALSIKGNFMAGSLTYDGPITMQGSITSPSWTREFQTNIHLTKGDFKFFDPVENKYKIENGAQITVDNGNVVVGNIFGRKFRVEDPDGKVGVYKILEHRTSISAPNGKIIAENVVNTVSLDADTVIVLNVEDDVRISAREVLFYGGKLTYDSVIKLKEGGSIRFFENFSIQGLSGDAKIELENGKKIRLFDLKTKKIKDLADEFVPNKENYTNDATMVGHGFTITYDMLNNLSKKPTKKQKSGWASRFGFSKN; from the coding sequence ATGGTTGAAAGTAATTATGATATCCTAGGAATTGTTGAAGGGACTACTGAAAAAGAGATCCGTGATGCATTTAGAAGATTAGCTCTTCAATATCACTCTGATCGTGGTGGAGAAAATGAACAATTCATAAAAATTAAACAAGCATATGAAGATCTAAAAATTGGAAAAAAATATCCCGAAACAGATATTGAAAAAATAAAAAACTCTAGAGTTTATTCTGATGAATCTGAAGCTGATGTAAGAAGAAAAAATCAGATTTTGGGTCAACAACTATCTAAAGAAATGAAAACAGCCGAAGAATGGGCTGCTGCACACAACAGAGCAAATTCTACTGGAACTAGATTATTTGGTTCAAAAACTCTTGGTGAAATTGAATTAGAAAGAAAAGCTAATGGTGCTTTGTCTATTAAAGGAAATTTCATGGCAGGAAGTTTAACTTATGACGGTCCAATTACTATGCAAGGAAGTATCACTAGTCCGTCATGGACTAGAGAATTTCAAACAAACATTCATCTAACAAAAGGAGACTTCAAATTTTTTGATCCTGTGGAAAATAAATACAAAATTGAAAATGGGGCACAAATTACTGTAGATAACGGAAATGTTGTTGTGGGAAATATTTTTGGCAGAAAATTCAGAGTTGAAGATCCTGATGGTAAAGTTGGCGTCTATAAAATTCTAGAGCATAGAACTAGTATTTCTGCTCCAAATGGAAAAATTATTGCTGAAAATGTAGTCAATACTGTATCATTAGATGCTGATACTGTTATTGTGCTAAATGTGGAAGATGATGTGAGAATTTCTGCACGCGAGGTCTTATTTTATGGAGGAAAACTTACCTATGATTCTGTAATCAAACTAAAAGAAGGAGGCTCAATTCGATTCTTTGAAAATTTCTCAATACAAGGATTGAGTGGTGATGCTAAAATTGAATTAGAGAATGGTAAGAAAATAAGATTATTTGATCTAAAAACAAAGAAAATCAAAGATTTGGCAGACGAATTTGTTCCTAACAAGGAGAATTATACAAATGATGCAACCATGGTTGGCCATGGATTTACAATCACATATGACATGCTTAACAATCTATCAAAAAAACCAACAAAGAAACAAAAATCAGGATGGGCATCTAGATTTGGTTTTTCTAAAAATTAA